In Bacteroidota bacterium, the sequence GATGTGAAGGCGCACTATCAGGCCGTTTTCACCCGTAACAATCTGATTGTTGGTGTGACCGGGAGTTATTCGGAATCCTTCCTGAAACAACTCGAATCGGATCTGGCCGGATTGCCTGATGGAAAACCGGTTCTGCCGGAGCCCGGTAAAGCCAGAACGCCCGATGGCATCCAGGTGGAAATCATCACCAAACCCGATGCCTTCGGATCTGCCATTTTTATGGGAACTCCGCTTTCGATTACCCGGTCGAGCGATGAATTTGCTGCCCTGATGGTGGCTAATTCCTGGTTAGGTGAACACCGGAAGTCTTACAGCCGGTTGTATCAGAAAATCCGTGAAACCCGGTCCATGAATTATGGGGATTATTCCTACATTGAGTGGTACGAATCGGGCGGTCAGTACATGCTGCCTCCGTCGGGTGTGCCACGTCAGTCGAATTATTTTTCCATCTGGATTCGTCCTGTGGCCACCGCCGATAATCTGCGGACAAACAATCCGGCCGAAATGGGGAACGTGAAAGTGGGACATGCACATTTCGCCATCCGGATGGCCCTGCGTGAACTGGATCTGCTGGTGAAAAACGGAATGACCGAAGCCGATTTTAAAGCAACTGTTGAGTTTCTGCGTGGATACACGAAATTGTACACGCAGACACCCGAGGACCGTATTGGATATCTGCTCGACTCACAATTCTACGGTCGCGTGGACTGGATTCAAGAACTGGATCAATTGCTTGCATCGGTCACGTTGGAGCAGGTCAATGCAGCCATTAAAAAACATTGGCAAACTCAAAACCTCTTTGTCACCATTGTCACCAATGACAAAGAAGCAGGTCCGCTGGCAGCTGCGCTGAAATCTAATCAGCCGTCACCGATGATTTATAAAAAAGCAGTGGCAGAGAAGTTACCTGCTTCAGTTTTTGAAGAAGACAAACA encodes:
- a CDS encoding insulinase family protein: MRLILALLMAPALLMAQPQFVVKPGASTKIVVKLQFRNGSIADPAGKEGLTALTAALVSGGGTESQTYSDIQDQIYPMAARYWSSTDKEVSVFTFEFHKDFSAEFQALIRDLMLKPRFDQADFDRIKKSHLTYVEKDVRASSDEDYSKLALEDFLFRGTNYQHMVMGTVPGVQSITPEDVKAHYQAVFTRNNLIVGVTGSYSESFLKQLESDLAGLPDGKPVLPEPGKARTPDGIQVEIITKPDAFGSAIFMGTPLSITRSSDEFAALMVANSWLGEHRKSYSRLYQKIRETRSMNYGDYSYIEWYESGGQYMLPPSGVPRQSNYFSIWIRPVATADNLRTNNPAEMGNVKVGHAHFAIRMALRELDLLVKNGMTEADFKATVEFLRGYTKLYTQTPEDRIGYLLDSQFYGRVDWIQELDQLLASVTLEQVNAAIKKHWQTQNLFVTIVTNDKEAGPLAAALKSNQPSPMIYKKAVAEKLPASVFEEDKQVAVFPLNVKSVSIVPSADTFKK